The DNA segment GTGCTCcagccagggagagcagagcaacTTTGAGGTCTAAAGTGCTCCTTCTCTCCTTGTCTTTCAGGTTGGATGACTGCAATCTCTCCAGCAGTAACTGCAAGGATCTCTCTTCCATCATCAATACTAATCCATTCCTCACAGAGCTGAAGCTGAACAACAATGAGCTGGGAGATGCCGGTGTTGAATACCTGTGTAAAGGGTTGCTGACACCAAGCTGTAGCCTACAGAAGTTATGGTAAAGCTCCACTGATTGTCTTGCTCTATCATGCTGTCACAAATGAGTGTTGTGAGGTCTCTTAAAGAACCAATGGCAAAGGCAAGTTTTATATAAAAGTGAAAGCACAACAATTTGTTGACAAGGTTCACTCTACTACTTATTAGATGGTTAAAGtacacagagaaaaagcaaacaaaaatctaAAGTTGATAACCAATGTCAACTGAAGAATTATCTACATGGAGGCTGGGGGAAGGGTCAGGACAGGAAAGGGTGAATAAAGAAGACAGTCCTTTTGAATTCCAAGGTTGAGAATCCTAAACTGAGTTCTGGACTGGACCAACACTTTAGACCTGAAAgttttaacttttaatttttaaattaaaagttaaatttAACAATTTAAATTGTTAATCAGCTTAACAGCACTTGATTAATAGCTTGAGttaaaaaatttaacaaagGTTCATATAGAATTTACTATAATGCAACCGTAACTCACAGGCCAAACATATATCTAATGTACTTAATAATTCAGGACAGCAACAGTCACAGTCCATTTGCTTTAGCATATTCCCACTCACAAGCACACAAACCTAAAGGAGTATGTACAAGGTGCTCACCTGTGGAAAATTCCCCTCAAATTCAGTGAAGGACTCGCATCAGATGCCTTTGAGGTTGAACTCCTGGGAGTGGTGGTGCTAGCCCAGGATCCATCATCATTCAGCAATCCTCAGAATGCAGCAGACTGGAGAGTTCCCTGGCTCTGGGAGGCATTTTATAGAGGCACCCACCACATTACAGCATTACTGGGCTTCCCTCAGCAGCCCTGGTGTAGGAGCTTTAGTCAGAGCCAGTGCCTGCTGCCGCTGCTCCTCAGAAGCCCTCAAAGAGGGCTTCTGCCTTCCCTGTCCAGAATCTCTTCTGCAGGGTGCAGGAGtcctccagctcctgagggAATCTGGGATCCTCAGGACACTACCTTGTAAAAATCATTTGCCTTTTAGATCAGCTATTAAAGTCCCTGTGCCCCGTGCAATGTGGACtcaggaaaatagaaaaaaagttGACTGTGAAGCTGATGAAACTGCAGCTCTCTGATGGTCCTTCAAGAAGTAACTGTGGTACTCTGTACTGAAAGACTTAGGTAATTTTTCAGAGTTCGCCCTAGGCTTCAGACTTCTCCACATGCTCAAGTAACAGCCTGGATTAGTGTTTTTCAGTTCTGGAGAAATAAatttggccatttttggggttctgctAAAGTGCcttaaataaaagagaaaccaaataaaaagGAAGTAAGAGGaatataaagaataagaggaaataaaagagCAACCAAACCCAAGTCAAACCTCCCTGCACATTTCTAGAGGGGGCAAGAAATCATAAGATGCCTTTGCTTTATCTCTGGGGTCAGCCTCCTCATATTTAAACCACATCTATAAACCAGTTGTGGAGAAACCTGTAGGGTGAATCCTTACTCTGCTGGAGATGCTGTATGAGTGATTACACTGAAGGAAGCATGCAAGCTATTCTTTTGTGGCACAGGTGTAGTTGATAAAATATTATAGCACAACTGTAAAATAATGGTCCTAACCTGGACAAACCACTTCCTAGAGGCTTATGCACCATCAGAGCTGTGGTGTCTTTTCCGAGCTCCAACCATAGCAGATAAACCTTTCTGAGAAGAGCCTCTGTAATTCTAGGAGtgcatttccctctcccctgtTGCCTCTCTCCTGCAGGCTGCAAAACTGCAATCTGACGAGTGCCTGCTGTGAGACCCTGCGCTCCGTGCTCAGTGCCCAGCCATCCCTGACAGAGCTGCATGTAGGGGATAACAGACTGGGAACTGCTGGAGTGAAGGTCCTGTGCCAAGGGATGATGAACCCCAGCTGTAAGCTGCAGAAACTGCAGTAAGTAGTCACTGGGCTTTTTCGGTCATCAAACAGGCCATGCTTGCTTTTCCCTTGACACGGGCAGGAGTTTTGTTGCCAAGTGTGGCTTTGTTCTTGTTTTACCTGAAATTGTCATATTTATTCATGCTGGTGGATCTTGTGGGTTTGGAAGTCAGGTGTCTGTTCCCATAGGCTCTGTTTAGCCCTCCTGGCAGTGGTGGCTGTAAATGCAAGACCTCTCAGATGCCCAGGAAACATCAGATTCTGCTGCCCTTGGTCCTTGTTTCATGACTGAGCAGGATCTGGGTATATTTGCAGCCAGCTCTCCCTGGGCAGGCACAGAGCGGAAGCTCTTGATGGTGTTGCagtgcagagctcagccctgtCCTCCAAGTTGCCTATACACTGGTTTAATGGAGGCCTAATGTAAAAATTGGTCTTGCTAGGGTCCCCTGGGATCTAGTTTAAGAATTAACATTTCTTGAAGTGAGCAGAGAGATGCTGTCAAAAACTTACAGTTATCTCTGGTTTTATGCATTGCCTGATCTCAACACCAGGCTCGGCTGATTCTTGTTGGTAGCAGAATGTGTAAGGAGGGTTGTCTTTTTGCCtggacttctttttttcttgcaggCTGGAGTACTGTGAACTCACAGCTGATATTGTGGAAGCTCTCAATGCTGCTCTGCAAAGCAAGCCCACCCTGAAGGAGCTCAGCCTGAGCAACAACACGCTGGGAGATACAGCTGTAAaacagctgtgccagggtctgGTGGAGGCAAGCTGCAACCTTGAGTTACTACAGTAAGGAAGAGCTCGTCATCTCTAATGGCAACTAGTGCTGCTGCTAGTCATACCATCCACAGGACAGGAAAAATTGTTGTCAGGAATGCCTGAAATGTAGGCCAGATTTTTGCTGGCTCAGATTTATGTAACTGGAAACTGCACACAAATGTCTGGAGCTTTCAGTTTTGGCGTTTGTGGCACTCCCAAGTTAAACCACCACTTACTAAAGGAGACTGCTCACCTGtgtgtcagagcagaggaacaATCACCCTCAGTGGCTCTAGTTCTTAAACTGGAATTACCAGCCTGTTGAGTATACTTATTCAGAGACCTTTTTTTGCTACAAAACAAAGGTGCTGGGTTTGGTCTCATTTCTGTGGTAAAGCCCATGAAGGGCTTTCTGGGAAAAGCACAATTCATTTTATCTTGCCCCTGAGGTGCAGCAGGGGTTGGCTCACCAGGGACCCACTGCATGATGCTGCCAAAAGTTCCTCTTAAAAAGGCTAACTGATAAAAAGGGAAGTTTGGCAAGAACAATCCTTGCATTAATGCATATGAATGGCTGGGTCAAAGTGCTCTGCAGCCTCATGAAATGCAGGAGCACTGTGTTACCTCACCCAGAGTCCCATCTTGGACATCAGTATCTTCTCTGAACCTTGCAGGATGTGGCAGTACGAGCTGCACTGGTTTGCAGCAAGGACCCTTCTCAGTCTGAACTGGGGTATCGGGGTGTATCTTAACACAGTGGGTGTGGAGCAGCAACTCCAACTGTGCTTTTTCCTGCAGCCTGGAGAACTGTGGCATAACCAGGGACAGCTGTATGGAGATTAGTGCTGTTCTCAGGAACAAGTCATCTCTGATGGATCTTTCTGTGGGGGACAACAAGATCGGCGACTCTGGTCTGGCTCTGCTATGCCAGGGACTGATGCATCCTAGCTGCAAAATCCAGAAGTTGTGGTAAGGGTGGGCAGAGGTTTCTTATATCCCTTCTGCAGTTTCTGAGCTGTTTAGGTTGTGTTGCTGGTGTGCTCCAAAGTGGAAATTTCTCATTTACCCTTTATGGTCAATAAAGTGTCTCAGCTGCAAATTAGTTAATTCCCAAAAACTGGATGGAGAACACAATGAACAAGTAAGACCACACTGAAATTACTTGGATCAAATACTGGTGAGAGGGCAAATAGAAGTTTATGATGGCATTGTCTTGACTTCCAGTTGAGTTAGCTGTCTACTAGAATTGtctatttctgtttcttttttttttgtgtgtgctacAAACAGAGCTTTTGGTGCAGCAAGTGGAAAGTAAGGAAAGGAGGAAGCTGTGTGGTATGATGTATGAAAGGATACAAGAAAATGAGACAATGTAACCAGAAATTCAGAATACTAAAACAGGACTCTCTTTTCTAATCTAAGTAATTATTGggagaaaataacattttgttcTTCCCTGCAGGTTATGGGATTGTGATCTCACAAGTGCTAGCTGTAAAGATCTCTCCAGACTCATCAGTACAAAGGAGACCCTCACAGAGATCAGTCTGATAGACAATAACCTGAGAGACTCAGGGATGGAAATGCTGTGTCAGGCACTCAAGGATCCCAAATCTAAGCTTCAGGAGCTATGGTGAGCTGCTGTCAAGTTTCACATATATGCTGCCTTCTTTGGAGGCCTCACTGAAGAAAGATGTAAGGTGAAGTAATGCCCACCCAGATAGATCCTCATTTGTGATGGTTCCATAAGCAAATCCTGCTGGTTGTTACTGAAAGGATTTATAGAGTTAAAAAGAGCTTTTCTAGACTTAAGGACTTCAAAAGGATTTGTATTTCTAAACTCGTAGATACTTTGAAGATGTGCCCCATAACAGTTATCCTGTTACAACCAAAAGGAAACCAAGCATCACTTGCAGAGCttttaattaattgttttaTCATGCAACAAATGATAGTTAAGAGACTTTGAAGTCTGTAAGGCCTGATGAAATAGCAAAATGAGTGCTGTGATCAGGTATCTCAGGCTGTCCACTGGAGCTAAACTCTCTCACTGATGAGACAAAAGAAAGCTCTAGTGACATTAAACATTTCTCATCATCCTGTTCTGTTGATTGTCTTACCTTTTAGGCTAGAATGGTCTAGGAGAGGAAATTTGTTCTTTCACTTAGAATTTGAATTTTCCTGCATTGGAGattcagctcctgccccagctgggtTGTTCCCCTGCCCTGGTGGCCTGGAAGTCAATGGGGTGCCTCAGGAGTGCACAGTGGAGCCAACAGTAACTGTCAGAGGAAGACACTTCATCCTTCTTTGTTGCTGTGCTTCTTGGGCAGGTGCCTTTCCTAGGTGCACACTCCAAGACAGACATCCCACATAAAGGGTGGGAGAGGTGCTGCCTAGAAAGGACTGAGCAGATAGACATTGAGAGGAGTACAGTGACTGCAGGAAAGCCCTGCTTCCTCTGTTCCCACTGTCTGGGCTCCTGttaaataaatgtaaagaaGTGAACAGTGCCTGATAGACTCTAGGTGTCCCACCTGGATCTCATCTCACTTTTGCCTTGCAGGGTTAGGGAGTGTGGGCTCACCACTGCTTGCTGCAAGGCTgtcagctctgctctcagcaccaaCAAGCACCTGAAAGTACTGCACATAGGCGAGAACAAGCTGGGAGATGCAGGTGTGGAGCTGTTGTGTGAAGGGCTGATGCACCCCAACTGCAACATCCAGTCCCTATGGTAAGGTGCACTCTCAGAAGTTGTCTTCTCTCTTGCTGTCTGAATTCACCCTTTGTCTTCTACTTCATGGTCCTTATAGGTGCCAGCACAAGTGCTGGTCCAGCCTCACTAGAAGGAGCAGGCAGCCAGCTAGAGCAtcacctccagccctgggatgggatttgccttCCCCATGGGCCtgttcccttcccagctgggcccagctctgggctatgtgatgctcagggccctgtgcttGTTCTCTCCATGCAGTTGCACAGAagccagagctgtgctctgATGCTTAAATTCACAGTGAGTGAGCGAAGCAGACGGGTCATGGGAGACATCAGTAAAACTTCTAAGTCTGTCCCAGAAAGTGTCTTTTGACCACTTAAAGCTACTTGGTCATCAACTGAGAGGCCTCAGTTACCCTCTTTAGAGAGGTGGCTGCAAGTCTC comes from the Taeniopygia guttata chromosome 5, bTaeGut7.mat, whole genome shotgun sequence genome and includes:
- the RNH1 gene encoding ribonuclease inhibitor isoform X2: MELDIQCEEMSPSRWAELLTTMKSCKTIRLDDCNLSSSNCKDLSSIINTNPFLTELKLNNNELGDAGVEYLCKGLLTPSCSLQKLWLQNCNLTSACCETLRSVLSAQPSLTELHVGDNRLGTAGVKVLCQGMMNPSCKLQKLQLEYCELTADIVEALNAALQSKPTLKELSLSNNTLGDTAVKQLCQGLVEASCNLELLHLENCGITRDSCMEISAVLRNKSSLMDLSVGDNKIGDSGLALLCQGLMHPSCKIQKLWLWDCDLTSASCKDLSRLISTKETLTEISLIDNNLRDSGMEMLCQALKDPKSKLQELWVRECGLTTACCKAVSSALSTNKHLKVLHIGENKLGDAGVELLCEGLMHPNCNIQSLWLGNCDLTAGCCATLATAMATKQCLTELDLSYNPLEDEGIRKICEALKKPSCNVQQLILYDILWSSEVDDELRALEESKPEVKIIS
- the RNH1 gene encoding ribonuclease inhibitor isoform X1, producing the protein MERGKTEGKRKKKGEKEEKGEEREKGEERQILLLPAAIRGGAGPEPAAAARWRRGGLISTVKMELDIQCEEMSPSRWAELLTTMKSCKTIRLDDCNLSSSNCKDLSSIINTNPFLTELKLNNNELGDAGVEYLCKGLLTPSCSLQKLWLQNCNLTSACCETLRSVLSAQPSLTELHVGDNRLGTAGVKVLCQGMMNPSCKLQKLQLEYCELTADIVEALNAALQSKPTLKELSLSNNTLGDTAVKQLCQGLVEASCNLELLHLENCGITRDSCMEISAVLRNKSSLMDLSVGDNKIGDSGLALLCQGLMHPSCKIQKLWLWDCDLTSASCKDLSRLISTKETLTEISLIDNNLRDSGMEMLCQALKDPKSKLQELWVRECGLTTACCKAVSSALSTNKHLKVLHIGENKLGDAGVELLCEGLMHPNCNIQSLWLGNCDLTAGCCATLATAMATKQCLTELDLSYNPLEDEGIRKICEALKKPSCNVQQLILYDILWSSEVDDELRALEESKPEVKIIS